A genome region from Bacteroidota bacterium includes the following:
- a CDS encoding UbiA family prenyltransferase, translating into MKIRKILKQYLQNIVNWLLYSNLYIGICAMAFTYQGYYLLHLAPQLNLVIVLSGVATMFVYLLIRVVATKRINEYAPEDRWDFFKRNLRAMQVLTVVSLIACIILYFLVPTNVQLILLIPGIISVMYGIPIRFKKGVFRLRDIGISKIFMISFVWGFIGSFLPGSVSGLDVYSEAIYILFIANFLFTFAITIPFDIKDLQIDAQHHVKTIPAIIGKEKSYILAFTALLLSGIFHIYLQNNYLQEVSYSIPIALSILISAGCIYLTKVKTNNLMFFGILDGMLILQAVLIVCWNTISR; encoded by the coding sequence GTGAAAATACGCAAAATCCTGAAGCAATATCTTCAAAATATCGTTAACTGGTTGTTATACAGCAATTTATACATTGGTATTTGCGCCATGGCATTTACTTATCAGGGTTATTATTTATTACATCTTGCCCCACAATTAAATTTAGTTATTGTTTTAAGTGGTGTGGCAACCATGTTTGTTTATTTGTTGATTCGAGTGGTTGCAACTAAACGCATTAACGAATATGCTCCTGAAGACCGTTGGGATTTTTTTAAACGAAACTTACGTGCCATGCAGGTGCTTACGGTTGTTTCATTAATTGCCTGTATTATTTTGTATTTTTTAGTTCCCACAAATGTTCAACTCATTTTATTAATTCCGGGAATAATTTCAGTGATGTACGGAATTCCAATTCGATTTAAAAAAGGTGTTTTCCGTTTGCGGGATATCGGTATTTCGAAAATATTTATGATATCGTTTGTATGGGGGTTTATCGGTAGTTTTTTACCGGGCAGCGTTTCGGGGTTAGATGTTTATTCAGAAGCAATTTATATACTTTTTATTGCCAATTTTTTATTTACGTTTGCTATTACCATTCCGTTCGATATCAAAGATTTGCAAATAGATGCACAACATCATGTTAAAACCATTCCGGCAATTATTGGTAAAGAAAAGAGTTATATACTTGCTTTTACAGCACTGCTACTGAGTGGTATATTTCATATTTATTTGCAGAATAATTATTTGCAAGAAGTAAGTTACAGCATCCCAATTGCTTTATCCATCCTCATTTCAGCCGGATGCATTTATTTAACTAAAGTAAAAACAAACAATTTAATGTTTTTCGGAATATTAGATGGGATGTTGATTTTACAGGCAGTATTAATTGTTTGTTGGAATACAATTTCAAGATGA
- the bioB gene encoding biotin synthase BioB: MEMIRNDWTKDEVAEIFNLPIMELMYRASVVHRKFQATGEVQVCTLLSVKTGGCPEDCAYCPQASRYHTEVEKHNLLEYDEVLTKALIAKENGSTRFCMGAAWRNIKDNQDFDNVLEMVKGVSNIGLEVCCTLGMLTENQAKKLKDAGLYAYNHNLDTGEEFYEEIISTRNYGDRLKTIENVSNAEISVCSGGIIGLGESLADRVDMLHTLATMKKHPESVPVNALVPVKGTPLENNTRVSVWEMIRMIATARIIMPKAMVRLSAGRNEMSVEEQALCFMAGANSIFAGEKLLTTPNPDVNEDKAMFELLGLKPRAAYKEELV; this comes from the coding sequence ATGGAAATGATACGTAACGACTGGACGAAAGACGAAGTTGCAGAAATTTTTAATTTGCCGATTATGGAGCTTATGTATCGTGCAAGTGTTGTACACCGAAAGTTTCAGGCGACAGGAGAGGTGCAGGTTTGTACATTATTATCGGTTAAAACAGGTGGTTGCCCCGAAGATTGTGCCTATTGTCCGCAAGCTTCACGTTACCATACAGAGGTGGAAAAACACAATTTGCTGGAATATGATGAAGTGCTTACCAAAGCCTTAATAGCTAAAGAAAACGGCTCAACCCGCTTTTGTATGGGTGCAGCCTGGAGAAATATCAAGGATAATCAGGATTTTGATAATGTGCTGGAAATGGTGAAAGGTGTTTCCAATATTGGTCTTGAGGTATGTTGTACATTGGGCATGTTAACTGAAAATCAGGCGAAAAAATTAAAAGATGCCGGTTTATACGCTTACAACCACAATTTAGATACCGGAGAAGAATTTTATGAAGAAATAATTTCTACCCGCAATTATGGCGACCGCCTTAAAACGATAGAAAATGTTTCGAATGCGGAAATTTCTGTCTGCAGCGGCGGAATTATCGGTTTAGGTGAAAGTTTGGCAGACCGAGTTGATATGTTACACACATTGGCAACCATGAAAAAACATCCTGAATCGGTGCCTGTTAATGCATTGGTTCCGGTTAAAGGAACCCCACTTGAAAATAATACACGTGTTAGTGTTTGGGAGATGATCAGAATGATTGCCACAGCACGTATTATTATGCCAAAAGCAATGGTACGTTTAAGCGCAGGTCGTAATGAGATGAGTGTGGAAGAACAGGCATTGTGTTTTATGGCCGGTGCAAATTCAATTTTTGCAGGTGAAAAATTATTAACTACTCCGAATCCGGATGTGAATGAAGATAAAGCCATGTTCGAATTATTAGGATTAAAACCACGAGCTGCATACAAAGAAGAATTAGTATAA